The Oncorhynchus mykiss isolate Arlee chromosome 8, USDA_OmykA_1.1, whole genome shotgun sequence genome includes the window GGTGGGGGTGTCCGATAGAGAGCTGGGAGCCCACCCTGCTCAGCTTGGGGGGAGCATCGTGGAGGGGTCCCTTGCCACTCTGGACCATGTGAGAGTCCTGAAGGTCCACCAGGGAAATGCTGCGTCCGTTGGTCAGgaggttctctctctcctccttgtctGAGAAGCTCATGCTATGGCCGGACGGCTGCTGGCCCAGGAGAGGGTGCTTCCCCCGGTGAAGGCCGTTTGTAACATGCTCTTGGACTGGGGACTTGATTCTGTCAACCTCACTGCAAGACGTGGATAGTAAACACACAACACATTAACAGAGAGTTCCGAAACCAAAGCTAGGACCAGACCAAGAACAtgggtacatcccaaatggcatcctattccatatgtagcgcactacttttgaacagggcccataggggtctgGTAAAAATTTGTGCACTATAAATGactagggttctatttgggactcACTACATGAAATGTAAGCTACCGTCTTTTCAAGTTTAACTCAAATGTTCCTTTAGCAACAATGTTTACGCTGATTCACTTTAAAGCCGGAAAACCCTCCATCTCGGATTCCCTCATTACCTCACAGCCGCTAAAAATAGGAAGTCTCTAGCTGCAGCTTTATTTAGAAAGATCCTAGCAGCGAGTCATCAAGTCAATACACCATGAAACAACCCATCTATATAAAATGCATGAGCACACCAACAGCTTTCAACCTCCAGGATAACTGATACAAAATCACCAGATAAAACAGCCTTTGAAAATAACTACACCACAGAATTAGGCCATGCATGGCTGGGTGGTGATTGGCAATACCATTGCTGCAGTTGTGACCAATTTGAAGCACTACCTGTCGGCCGGATCTTCGAATATCCTCTGCAGGCCTGAGGAGACGCTGCCGCTGATGTTATGTGAGGAGCTGTAGTCCTGGAAGCGTCGGAGCTGCTGCTGGATGGGTGTGGGGCTAGACAGAGAGCGGGCTATGTCCCCCAGGATGCGGGGCAGGGGGCCCAGCTTGGCTACGGTCGCCTGCAGGAAGGAATTTTCACCCTGGGTTGCATGTTACCAAGACAAGAGGCAGCAGCACCAGGCCACGTCACCCAGCATGGAATGAGGATGGCAGAAGGTTTGGAGGGCGGAGGATTGATGGGTTGGATTTGTTGGTTGGTTGGCAATGAGAGGCACCATAATGCATTGGTATTGGCGGGACAGCGTAACCATGAAGACACCAAGTGTGTGTGTCGGGTGGAGTGGaaaaggggagagggaaggggtgggCGTAGAGGCAAAAGGAAAGAAAGTAGATACATAAGAGGAAAAAACATAAGGAAATGAATAAGTTTGGGGTAAAAAATGTAAACACATGCCACTAAATAACAGACATTCCAAACACAGCAAACATGCATCAAGGGCAAACTAATACATAAGGTTGTGAGGTAAGATGCAGGAAGGATTTAAATGGATGTTGTAAAACAACTAGGGTTCACGGAACATTTGTGCAGAGAGGTGTAAATAACGCAGTAGAATAAACATGCATTAAAATAAACTGATGTACAGCGCAGGAGCCTTGCGGGATTAAGGTTAGGGGGAGTGGTGGGAACAGTGAACGAGTGGGTGATGTTACCCTGCTTCAAAACCTTTAACATAGACTTCTAAACTCGACAGACACTAAGGAACATCCTAGTGAAAGAAATGTGGGGTAAAAACATCCCGGACAGTAATAATTAAGTTTCCCTCTTCTCATAAAGTCATTAACTAACCCTTTAGCTACAGCACGGCAGGCTTGAGATGTAAGTCAATGTGGTGTAAGCTGATTAGACAGACTTGTCCTAACGCCACTTAATATTATTAGACCATTGCACAGGATTATGTCACAGTGATCGTATTAGACCCATCCACCCATATTTCATCCAGAAAAACATTATTACACTCAGTATTATTCAGAATCATACATCTGTGCATTTAGATTCATAGCAGCTGTAACAAATCCCCTCCAAGCCTGCAAACATAGTAGTCAAACAGATTAGGGAAAGAAAGATCTTTGTCAGAATAACACACAATAATTTTGGGCAGACGCAAATCCACTACACACCACTGCAAGTTACCATTTGCAGCAGAGCCTCTTAACTCAACAGAAACCTACTAAGGGCCACAATTAGGAGCCTTAGCATCTCATTAAAGTACAGTGCTTTCCATTTCATCTTTGGGCTTACAAaagatatgtatgtatgtatcccAAATTGCACTACATTCCCTATGTAATGCCTTatgggccctgctcaaaagtagttcacaataaagggaacagggtgccatttgggatgcaaattaTGTTTTTACAACATCTGTTAACAGAGGTATCATTGCTTCCCACTCCAAGGTCTTCCTTACCTTGTCCAACTGGGACACCACGTCCCACAGGAgcgagtggaggacagacagctctcGGCCAAGGTCGATGTAACCTTCGAATCCTGGCGTGTTGGAGATGGTCTCTGGGTTGGAGATCTCCGTGAGGAAACGCATCATACCTGCCCATTCATGCTCCAGGAAGTCGTTCATGAAAGCCATGTACTCCTCTTTGTTGCCAAACCTTGGACACGGACAATAACAAGCGTTCATATGATGCACTTTCTACTTAGGGCGACATGCTTTGATTGTCTTGTCAATTTGCAAAGGTGAAATTCTAAACGAAATGCTACCTTATTCCCTATACAGAAccagggcctggtcaaaagtaatgtatTATAGGGTGCCGTTTACACACGTAGCCGTGATCTACCATATCACCAGCAACAGGCTAAACCTACTTGGCGAAGTTGGCCAGGTTCTGAATGACCTTGGCGATGAGGGTGAGGGTACGGGAAGTGCGGTCGTCAGGGTACTCCTGCATGAGGCTGAAGAGCGAGGGGGACATGATGGCGGGACAGAGGAAGCGGAGGAACAAGGAGGCGCTGATGAGGCGCTTGCTAATGTCCTGGTTCCCTCGGGTCAGACACTGCTGCTTCCACGCTGCAAACACCTCCTTTAGCTCCCGCGGGAACACACTAGGGAGGCAGAGGGAAAAGTCAGAGTAGTGGAGATTATTTGGAATCATAAGCTCATGCGGTAGCCCTGCCTACTAGTGTAACACTCGGTCCAAGAGGGAATGTCCTCTTGGTTAAGATGCTGGTTTCCCGAGTGTGACGACCGTGGTGTGTATCAGACAAAATGCACATGCACCACCACATATTACCACCAGGTGGCAGCATGCACTTTACATCATCACTAAATTGAAGCCAAGCCAGACATGCTGTACCATCCATCTCTATCTCTTTCAAAACAACAAGACTAAACAAGTACCCCAAATCTGTGTTTCAAGTTCCGCAGTGCTGCAGATATTCTTCTCTATTCACATAATGTCATAGCTACCCATTTACAAGGCGCTGGGGCTTGCCTTAAGTGGAGGCAAGTTAAGGCCCTCTGGCTATGTGGCTCAGGGTCATTGACCTTAAGAAGCAGGCTATGTGGCTTTAGGCTTCACAGTGCTGAGGGGCTGATCTCACCAGTAGGAGTTGATGATCTTGCAGAAGGCCAGCTCGCAGCACATCTTCAGGTTGCTCTGGTGCTCAGGGAGTTCACTACTGGAGCACTTCCCCGGATCCACCTCACAGTTCTCATCTGACTCATACAACGCTTTGATGAACTCTCCTACAGTACCCAGGAGAAAACACAGACTGGGTTGAAGAACAGTAATACGGCATTGCCAAAAACCCATGGAATAGTTTGAAAACCTGCCAATTCAGCAATCAATAAAATGCCATACATCAAGAGCTTCCACTGAATTTAAAGTGGAACATAAGAACATTTATATCATCATGTCAGATGTCTTCTATAATAAACCCTGCCCTCTCACCTAGTGCATCATGCAGGTACTTCTGTCCCACCAGTTTGAGGTACTCCTCTATGGCCTTGGTGGCCAGAGTGTTCTCTCTGAAGATCAAGACGTCGTGGTCTGCACAGCGGTCCACCTCAGACATCACTAGATCTGTCAGGAAGTcctggggtggaggagagggaactTTGATTTACTGAGAAATACTGCAGTACGGTACTTAATGTACTAATGTGGGCAAATAGAGGGAAGTTATGATCAGTGTAGGGAGGGAGGCACAGTGACAGACAATGTTATGAAAAAGATGAAGTAGTCTGTACAGAGCAGAGATGGAGTTTCTAAAGTGTATGTATTACCTTGGCCCGTCCGGTGCTCTGTAGGATGTGAACCAGGGCACAGGCCATCTCCTCCTTGTTCTTCACACTGATCACCGGCTCCAGAACAGAACACAGCATGGTGTAGTTGTTAGTGATGAACTCTGCAAACTCCTTATACTGCTCCATGGGCAGTATGGAGATGGTCTGGAAGCGGGACTTGATCCGGATCGATGGACCTCCTCCTTTACCCTTGTTGGTGGTGGGGGTGCTGACTGGGTACCACTTCTCCACAAACTGCCTCCCTGTCACCCCCCCGATGGGGATGTTGACCAGGCCCACGTAGTTGTTCttgtccttcttcttcttcttgtccaCGTCCTTGTAGATGTGCACAGTGATGCTACGGACAGAAGGCAGGCTGTAGAACTCAAAGTGTTCCCCCCAGAACAGGCAGTCGGCCCGGGTTTTGCTGGTGGTGCGGGCGTATAGTATATCATCCAGGCACAGTTCACAGAAGTACTTCTTCTTGGGAGGCAGGTCCTTGGCTTCGATGATCCATAGCCGGAGGACATTCTCAGTTCGTCTGCAGTTATCCTGGGAAGACATCAAATGAGTACAGAATCAAAACATTTGTCtttttctttaacctttatttaactaggcaagtcagttaagaacaaattcttattttacaatgacggcctaccggggagcAGTGGGTCattctgccttgttcaggtgcagaatgacagattttttaccttgtcagctcggggatttgatccagcaacctttcgctttctggcccaacactctaaccactaggctacctgccgccccaatggggGGGGAACAGTGACACTAAACTGACAATGTTAAGAAGATGAAGTTGAAAAGAACAAGAAGCGAAGTTAAGGAGGACATTGTAGCATTAACTAGCATTTGGACAATGTAAAGGGCATCAATATGTCCATgccccaattggcaccctatttccaacatagtgcactacttttgaagggAATATGGTGCGATTTGGGATGCAAACCTATGTCTCTGGTCTCACCTTGTTTGGCTGGACCGTCCTCCTCAGGttctccatccatttgtctctctctgagGCTGAGGAGCAGCTGAAACACTTACTTCCTCCTGAGTAGGTCACCTGGAGAAGACAGAAGCATGAGGAGCATAACAAACAAGGTCTTCTATGCATTatatcaaaaatatatatatcaaaaGACAAAGAGCATACAGTAAAATTGTTCTGTAACGAAATGTAAAAATATAGCCTTGTTAAACCAGTAAGCTAAACGATCCAAGTAATATAAAAATTAGCAATTTGTCAGTGTGCTCTTTTCACTATGCATCATCAGGATTTTGATCTTCCATTACTTGCTAAAAGCTTAAAGTACTACTTCAAAGCAGTCGAACAGGACTAACTACTGTTTAGGCTTACCTCGAAGCAGAACTCCTGTCCCAATATGCTACTGTGGAGCGGTTTGACATAGACATCTTCCTCCATTCCCAGATCCAGGGCTTCTACTGCACTGCCTGGGCTGAGCAGGGACTCGTGAGAACACGACTCCTTTAACTTAGGAAGCCCTCGGGATCTGAAAGATAAAATCATGGCAGTTGGTTACAGTTTACAACATAACTTCTTCATTCAGAGCATTCAAAGCATGGCAGAGTAACCTGCTCCAAGGCTCTAAATCCTAAAATGAGTCAAAAGACCTTGTGCTCCTCCACTGACTAGTTGTATTATTCACTAGGTATACCACAGAAAGGAAATGGCCACTAACACAACACAGAAAGTTGGAGGATAATGAAAAAGTAATATACTGTAGCCCAgtggttctcaactggttttgcctCGGTAACCAAATTGAACCAGGTTGTCTCAGTCACGACCAAATATTTGCACCATGAAAAATAAGCGCAAAAATACAATCTGGAAAACTATTTTTAATGCTATATTGATAGTAAATAAGGTTACAATTATATGACAAGGGAACAAAATTCCCACCTCTTTCATTGTCAATAATAAAATGTTGCCCATATTCTTGATGAAGAATGTTAATAAACTCAGTTAATAAATCAACTAAAATAGCACTGCTAATAGCAGTATATTGAAAATACTGTGATTAAAGAAAAGTTGTTCAGAgatcattgtaaaaaaaaatgtaggttCATTATAATGTCTCCACACTTCCTACCAGGTTTAAGTCATTCAAGTTCAGATTGGAGATTCAATTTTTTTTGAGACACCTGCGAACCACTCAAAACCTCCCGACCCACCAGTAGAGAATCGATGCTGTCGCCTACATGTGATCCcaaaacagaacacaaccagCTTTTGTGTTTCTGTAAGGAATTCAAGCTTTTTCCGTACTATTCCAGCATCTAACCACTCACTAGGACATTTCAGGAAGTAGTAATACCTACGAAAAACATCTAAACAGGCACTTGAAGGAATATCCCCAGAGCATCTCTCCCTGTTGCTCAATACATTCCCTTTGGGAcggttctcttctcttctcttctcggTTCTAGTTCGCTGTCCTTGGTTCTACTGCCTCTACCATACAATCGCAACTGTTCATTCTACCCCCATGAAATGCTGATAAGTGAAGAAGGACCAGCAGCTCCAATGCCCTTCGCTCTTCCTTGCTGCAGATTTCCTTTGATTCACAGATGGTAAACAGGGACCTGGGCTGGCCAATCCATTGGCCCCTTGGGCCAGTTTCCATAGGGATGCCCCTACAATGAGACTTGACTCTCTAAAGCAGCAGCAGAGGATGACAGAGGGAGGATGTGCTGCTGTGCTCACAAACACCTTGGACAAAACAACCTGGGCTTTCCATCAGAGCATAACACTACAGGTAGTGGAGGGGAATGGAAGTCACTGGCTGAAGGTGTTGTTTAGCAAAGGACTgtatgcgttccaaatggcaaaCCATTCATTTGAATGTTCAAAATGCAACAATATCAAAATGCTTCATGCGTTTATACATGATCATTGAAAATACATAACACAAAAACATACCCTTACGTAATAGCCACATGGTAGGAGAGGGGGACATTAGTCAAAGGATAAAAATCACTGACAAAAGTGTAGCAAAGTAACACATGCTTTTTGAAAATGCACAAAATGCATAATAAAATAGCCACATTATAATATTATAACAGTAGCCTTACATAATCGCCACATGTCAGATCAAGAAATCTAACTCACTTTAGTGACGAGGGTCATTTTGTTTGGTGACGTACCCAGGGGAAAGACATATGCTCAAAAATCCTGTCCTCATTATGTTGAGGATAaaaaaaagatcacagaaatgttccatacgcacaaatttgtttacatccctgttagtgagtatttctcctttgccatgataatccatccagctgacaggtgtggcatatcatgaagctgattacacaggtgtaccttgtaaTGGGGACAACAAATGGCCactcaaatgtgcagttttgtcacacaacgccacacaagtctcaagttttgagggggcgtgcagttggcatgctgattgcaggaatgtccatcagagctgctGCCTGAAAATTGAATGCTCATTCCTCgatcataagccgcctccaacataattttgagaatttggcagtatttccaaccagcctcacaagcGCAGACCACACCATTCCAGATCCTCCACATCTGCTTCTTCACTTGCAGGATCGTCGGataccagccacctggacagctgatgaaactgtgggtttgcacaaccgaagatcTGCATGCTCGTTATCCTCACCAGGATTTTGACCTGACTACAGTTTGGTTTCGTAACCAACTtctgtgggcaaatgctcaccttagagggccactggcacgctggagaagtgagCTCTTCACGTAGACAgcatgtatggcgtcatgtgggcgagcggttcgCTGATGTTAACattgtaaacagagtgccccatgatggttatggtatgggcaggcataagctatggacaacaaacacaattacattttattgatggcaatttgaatgcacagagataccgtgttccagttccctccaatatccagtaacttcgcacagccattgaagaggagtgggacaacattccacaatcaacagcctgatcaactctatgcgaaggagatgtgtcgcgctgtatgaggcaaatggtggtcacaccagaaactgactggttttctgatctacgcccctaccttttttttaaggtatctgtgaccaacagatgaatATCTGtaatcccagtcatgtgaaatccaaagaTTAGGGCCTAAAGTATTTCAAGTGTCCtgatgtccttatatgaactgtaactcagtcaaatctttgaaattgttgcatattgcatttatattttgttcagtgtaaatgacCATTTTCTCTGGTAGTAAAACATCACCAACAAATATCCCATATGTATTCATTTCCAAGGGTAATGTACAAGCAACATTGCTTGGATAGATAGTAATGGACAGGTCATTGCAATTAGATTGTGATCTGTTGTCACTTTCAGTTGCTGGTAATCATTCATTCTTTAGAAGACAAATACGTAGGCAGTAGCGGTGGTTAATACCAAAGATGAACTGAAAGCAGTTAAAGCTGTTTATTCTGAATTACAGGACACCCTCGAGTGTCTGAAGGAAAGTAAGAGATTCCAGACAATCAATGGTGTGTTTACGAGTTATTGAAGACAGTGAGACAATTTAGGAGAAAGTAGTCTGGAGGCATTACTGTAATAAAATAAAGCTGTATACCGTAACTTGTCTGGGAGACTGTCTGAGAAGAGGCAAATCTTAGCCATTCTTTTAGGGAAACTTGGTTTGGAAAAATCGAACCGTTAAAAGAAAAGACGTTCAAGGCCCTTTCAACATGATGTGTGTTATTCTAACTATCGTATGGTCATTGGccatgttccctctaagctgcgctCAGAAGCAGTCGCAGCTTCCGCACCTCCTCCAGAACTGCCGCGCTGAAGAAATGCCGGGCCGCGCAGAGGAGCAAGAGATTGAACTTCATTGAATTCACTCCATTAGTTTGCACTATATAGATCAAAGTTTGTGATCAAATCAACATTATATCAGCACCTTTTCAatgcaacaaaccaaaacaaatctaactttgcaagattgagtctgagattttgttgtaggcagagccAGAGCGCAACAGAGTAGCATTCTATTGGCGGGTAGCTCTCGAGGGGTCTTGAATGCGCTCGTGAACATTTGttgatattctttgctagttagcgagttattagcccagttatagataagtATAGGTCAGCAATGGGGAGTTACTGCTGCccacaagagcacaaaacgtgtaggctacatttcaagcagtctttgaaaagccagtcaggtaaaaagcttatgtcttaaaggggcagtgttgtattttgagacaggcttgaatatgcaaataagccaataGGCTTAGGGGTAGCCTACATTGTCTAATTCTCTGTATGGTAATAATAATTAATTGTATTTTGTGAAGTTCTTTCTTGCATCATACAACGTAATACAATGCAATTAACTGTCACCTATTTGGCCCATGGTGTTACAGACCAAGTAAAAAAATCattcataatgtaaaaaaaaaaaaactttttttttttaaaagtctcatgcaatgtaggcctgcattgaacaccacatTTAGGCCATATCATAGAAAAgctatttccatgtgaaaatgttatgggatttGCTCCATTGTTTTTGTCGGTAGACCTACATTATGCTCAAATAGcttattggctactgtctaaaactgtaagggtacagcctcagtgttcactgtaAACGTGCGCCGGAAGTCGCACAAAATTCTCAAAACGTTAACATTTCCGCTCACAAGACCTAACATTTGCTCAGTGCCCCAAACAATTAGAGCGAACATTGGTCGCGAGCGTTGTAgcgttattagcccagttatagatccgttctagtcagcaatgggggagtggTTGCATCCTAAAAGAGCAGCACAAAACGTGTGCATTTCcagccatctttgaaaagcaagtcagaTAAAGTGCGTTTTTTCTgtaaggggcagtgttgtattttgagaagAAGCTAAGTAatcaataggcagagggtagcataattttgtctgattctctgtaataatggtatgggaataataatgttATTTTGTTAAGTGGTTTCACATAACAAAATGCATCagcattttcagtcacctccttgtctgaaggacaagtggataaacaggttagtGTCAATCCCTACATGTTTTTTCCCCtgtggaatgtaggcctacattgaacgccacacattggctgctactgtaggctgaatgatagaacagctatttccatgttaaaatgttatgggatttttTGGGGAGGGAAAATTGGGCACAAATACATAACAATTATTCTGAAAATTCATAGCCTTAATAAAATATGTTTGTCTTTTGAGGCATTTGGAGAATTGAGGCGTCGTTATCCTGATAGCATGCTGAGAAAACAAACTGCCTGTCTGTTGCTTTAGGCCACAATGGCCTGGCAAATAGTCTTCATTAATTATGTGGCACATGTCTGGGTTAAAGCGTCATGGCCTACATACAACTATAAAACAACATTCTACCTACATTACCTCACTGGCCAAGCATTAGAGCTAGGCAATATAGACAAAAATTCAAATTGtgataaattgcctgaattgatgTGATAATGATACATTTACAACAATATGCACCAGTTCTTTTTGTATTATTCTTTAAACAACTTCTACAAGTTTGACGGTTGTAGCCAccaattgtcccattaacaacCACCCATATTAGCAAACGTATTTCACATCAAACTTgacatttctctagtataggctacttatcgtaatgaacaatatcagcaaaatgcctgcgaTAAGTGGTATGGTCGGTGTCAATCATTTTCGGTTTATCTTCCAAGCTCGACCAAGTGTCACAATACCATTCTTCATTATTTATCAACTTATCTCCTTACAGGACAGTGCCTCTTTCATGGAAATGACCTATACCTACCAtggttgtgttccaaatggcacctctATTATTCCctttcccatagggctctggtcaaaagcagtggactatttagaatatttttttatatatatgtatatatatgttttattgtcacatacactggataggtgttttacagggtcagccatagtaataTAGTGCCCCAGGAGCAAATTCGGATTTAAGTGTCTTGCTCACCTTGTCGACTTaggtattcgaaccagcaacctttcagttagtggcccaacgctttaaccactaggaagaatagggtcccatttggaacacagcctaCATCTCAGATTTGCAGCATGATTGCTTGAGTTCCCCATATACAAAGGGAAGCCATTTTCTTCACATTATCTTGCTTATAAAGTGTCACAACAAATTTATCAACCAGGTAGTCTTTAGACTGTTCACACAAAATCCCACACACAAGGGAGTGAGGATGTGCTGATGCCTACCCATTGGAACAAGTAATATGAGTAGCAACAGAGGAAAGAGAAAGCAGACACCTCTGTCTTCTTCTTTCAGGTCTGCAGCCGCCTCACTAATTACTAGCACAAATCCATCCATTGTGACTGTGTCTTCTGCAGCGGGCATATGTGCCCCTGTAATCTCCTGGTATGAGCTATTTTAACATACTTAGCCAACTGAATTATGTAAACCCAGATTAAGGATTTGGGCAGAAACAGATCTGCCCTCAATACAGCAATGGATGCCATAGATGCATACATACAACAATGCTACTTATGTGATTCACAACCTGGGTATTTATTCAGATCTGTACCTGTGTGTCACAGTTAGGCTAAAGTCATAAACACATTGTGGGCAGTAATGTCATTTGTTGTGCTTTGAGCCGTCGCATAACACTGTTTATGAGAACATGAGAAATATGCATTATGTTGAGAACAATCAGTGTTTATATCAGTACCGAAGTGGATAACTAGCCGACATACTGAAATTCATCACAGAGCACTTGTGGTGAAAAAGCTAACACTTGAGTACATTTCTGAGGGAGTCTGATCTCTTTAAAAACCTGCTGCTGCCCCCCATCCTCAAAGTCTTTTGAAAGCTAATCAGATTGCCTGTCTGAACGCCAGTCCTCACCATGTCCAATGCATTAAGATGGAAACATGATACGTTTAATGGGAGGAAGGATAGGAACGTACTCGGCTGTGACCAGGTCCTTGAATTAACAAAATGCTGCCATATGATTCTGAACTGGTAGTACTTTGAAGCAGAATCACATACAATTCAACCTGGCATGATATTGCATGTTGTAACTGCAGTTAATTTCTATAATTCAGCTGGTTCAGATGGGACAAAAACAGTGCAGTATTGTATGAAACAACAAAACATCAtcagcttccaatactctactcagcaaactggatgtagtctatcacattgccatccgttttgttaccaaagccccttataccacccaccactgcgacctgtatgctctagtcggctggccctcgctacatattcgtcgccagacccactggctccaggtcatctataagtctatgctaggtaaagctccgccttatctcagctcactggtcacaataacaacacccacccatagcacgcgctccagcagatatatctcactggtcatccccaaagccaacacctcctttggccgtctttccttccagttctctgctgccagtgactggaacgaattgcaaaattcGCTGAAGCTGGAAACTTATATTTCCCTCGCTAATTTTAAACATCAGCTacctgagcagctaaccgatcgctgcagctgtacatagtccatctgtaaatcgcccacccaatctacctacctcatccccatattgtttttatttacttttctgctctgttgcacaccagtatctctacttgcacatcatcatctgctcatttatcactccagtgttaatctgctaaattgtaattatttcgctactatggccaatttattgcctacctcctcacgccatttacacacattgtgctattgactgtacgtttgtttattccatgtgtaactctgttgttgtttgtgtcgcactgctttgctttatcttggccaggttgcaattgtaaatgagaacttgttctcaactagcttacttggttaaataaaggtgaaatagaggaaacagcagaggaaacaTGACCCATCTACATGACCCATCTATAAACAAA containing:
- the LOC110530304 gene encoding ras GTPase-activating protein nGAP isoform X8, whose protein sequence is MEYIWEVSAERSPRRRSITGLGNSEKNISLDVPNSSPFKVPGFFSKRLKGSIKRTKSQTKLDRNTSFRLPSLRPSENDRSRGLPKLKESCSHESLLSPGSAVEALDLGMEEDVYVKPLHSSILGQEFCFEVTYSGGSKCFSCSSASERDKWMENLRRTVQPNKDNCRRTENVLRLWIIEAKDLPPKKKYFCELCLDDILYARTTSKTRADCLFWGEHFEFYSLPSVRSITVHIYKDVDKKKKKDKNNYVGLVNIPIGGVTGRQFVEKWYPVSTPTTNKGKGGGPSIRIKSRFQTISILPMEQYKEFAEFITNNYTMLCSVLEPVISVKNKEEMACALVHILQSTGRAKDFLTDLVMSEVDRCADHDVLIFRENTLATKAIEEYLKLVGQKYLHDALGEFIKALYESDENCEVDPGKCSSSELPEHQSNLKMCCELAFCKIINSYCVFPRELKEVFAAWKQQCLTRGNQDISKRLISASLFLRFLCPAIMSPSLFSLMQEYPDDRTSRTLTLIAKVIQNLANFAKFGNKEEYMAFMNDFLEHEWAGMMRFLTEISNPETISNTPGFEGYIDLGRELSVLHSLLWDVVSQLDKGENSFLQATVAKLGPLPRILGDIARSLSSPTPIQQQLRRFQDYSSSHNISGSVSSGLQRIFEDPADSEVDRIKSPVQEHVTNGLHRGKHPLLGQQPSGHSMSFSDKEERENLLTNGRSISLVDLQDSHMVQSGKGPLHDAPPKLSRVGSQLSIGHPHQATTSQSYQALHQKPSLQDNLPQSAPQVRRPLHPSLSQQRSLQPLSFQNPVYHLSNQTQQQHTAVHSTTHSVHSHSVHSLQPDSSSENLSTDSSRSHSNSEVEFGGGSQGGKGGRVPSNSSLEEFSRRSTQSEDCSTPRRHNLPDHHRGAHAVAVPRQSSTAHIVRVEQQSRSGGSGGARTPRSLPRSLPHSASLRSSSSINTEPMPIPIQAQPGTGGRSHQQSTCSMESPVPPVRSVAKQQTPPQVASPVEPVTMSPVERTAAWVLNNGQFEDEAAPADQSREDSRHAKKYEQEISKLKERLRVSSRCLEEYERRLLAQEQQMQKLLMEYKARLEDSEERLRRQQEEKDNQMKSIICRLIAVEEELKRDHAEMQAVIDAKQKIIDAQEKRISSLDAANSRLMSALTQVKERYSMQNLRNGLSPTNPTKLSITENGEFKNSSC